The genomic stretch tgtgaaccatgaagagcTTTCCAATTTCGTGATCGTTCTTCCATCAGCAAGTCTTGCCGGCGCCGATtacagatctgcgggagatcattgttaatatttactatttttcatgctttagaactATCAACATATTCTGCAAGCAAACTATACACTAGAAGCTTGCTTCCTGCTATGCACAGAAATTGCGGATCCATTTTGAAAAAGATGTCAGAGCATCTTTATGATTTGTCCTTTTTTGAAAATGCTTTGAGAGTCGTGCATAATCATTGATACTATAAAAGGAATCTTCATCTACCATCGTATGTACGCTCACAAGACGCGATACCACTAGCTACTATTAATATTAATTCATTTTTTGACTCAATTTGATCACTAACTTGAATGTTGGAGGACCAAcgctagggaccccttccctggtccgACGACTAACGCTCTTTTTGAGATACATGGGCATTTAGGAAGCATTTTGAGGTAGTGAGGAGTCTTCATTTGATCAATATCAGAGTCATTATTCTCAACCAATTATCTTCTCTACTTTTGCACCGGATCAAATAGATCTAGTCAAGTCCACTTAAAAATAATGAAGATCTCAACAATTGATCCCCCTCTAATTAATTAACTTCTCCAATTGTGAATAGCTAAGAAACTTCCATATCTATTATTATACTTTCAATCGATCATAGCAATGTTACCACATGCTAGTTATGCATTCATGCCGTGACATTGCTGGGAAACTAAGCACTtatgattttttatatataattcaaatatCTCATGTATAACAGGTCCCAGTGGACCTCTATAACAAGTTATCCATTTTTTTTCTCAGGTCCCAGGTCCCAGGTCCCAGTGGTCATGTAACTTATAAAATAAGTTATCCATCCATACATGTATGGCAATCAAATATGTTACATTTATAAATTTGTGTGAGATAAAAttaggtttattttaaaattaattttaaaatttgaaaattattatatCTGAATTTGCTCTTGTGGTAAGATTGAGTTGGTTAGTACGGAGTAGAGTTGTTATAATAAGATAAGGATTCGAATCTCAATAAAATTAAGGAAAGAATTTTCTTTCATACTAGATAACTATAATTTTTTGATTTACCTCTTTATAGATAATCATGGGACCAATTACGTAGGACTATTGAAGTGacggattttattttttttattataatgtaTAAACATGGGTAATAGATATATTATAGTTTAACTAACAACGACATAATTACATGGCCAAGTGGACCTCTATAACAGGTCCCAGAGTCATTAACACTCTAAACAAAGTTATAGTTTGTCCTACTCTTGTTTAGTGTACCTTAATTATTAAGGTTTTAGCTAGTGTCAGTAGCTAGGCACCATCCTGTCTCAGGTTTTAGCTAGTGTCAGTAGCTAGGCACCAGTAGCTAGGCACCATCCTGTCACTGAGATTCTTGAAAGAGCAGGAGAGAGACTATTATTAGCCCAGTGAGGGATGTTTGGTTGCATGGTATGAGAGTGGAGAATATGAAAGGAATAAAAAATTAGTATTTGGTTTGAAAATTTGATGGTCTACAGATTCAATGTTTTTAGATATGAGAATGAGTTACTTATCAAAATGATCAAAATGGATAGAATAAAAATTCTTTCATTTTTGTTCTCTATTTCTATTATTCTTATTCTTATTTCCTTCTAGAACCCAGCTTTTCTGAATCTAACTGTGAGGCACAGTGTAATACGATGTATGAATATAGTGATGTAAGGTATTGATGATATCTCTATTAGTATGAGACCTTCTAGATAGAGCCTAAgagtaaagtcatgagggtctaggcctaaagtgtacaatatcatgtcattgtagagatatgtgaacatcttttgggctcaacaaatggtatcagagtcatggtccagaccagatgtcatgtgggtgaccttgaacgaagttgaatGTGGGCCCGgaataggtcagggtgaccggatgttcatgggaggcctagagcaggtcagggtgatcggatacttgtgcGGAAGCAAGTAGgtcagagtgaccagatgctcgcagggaggcccgaagcaggtcaaggtgaccagatactcgcgggggggggggggggcctggagcaggtcagggtgacaaTGCTGGCGGGGAGGCCTGGAGTAGGTTAAGGTGACCGAATACTTGCAGGgggcaagtaggtcagggtgactggatgctcacGGGGATGCCCGAAACAGGTCAGGATGACCGAGTACTTGCGGGGGGAGGcctagagcaggtcagggtgaccgggtaCTTGCGgtgaggcgagtaggtcagggtgccCGGATGCTCGTAGATAGGccctaagtaggtcaaggtgaccagggcgcggatgcttgcggggaggcccagagcaggtcaggatgaccggatgctcgcggggaggtccggaccatgagagtaattgtggtccttcgtttgaggggaggattgttggggttcaatcaaagtctcacattggaaagatttggtaaagatcatgcggttaaaaggatgcatgatatctccattggcatgaagttttttgggtagagcccaagagcaaaatcatgaaggcctaggcccaaagtagacaatatcatgtcattgtggagatatatgaatATCCTTTGGCATAAcagaaataataaaattttaagagatcatgatttttaatttagattgaatcataaaatttataatatatcaaattgaaccTGGTACATAAATCTATATTTATTAGAAGATATAATTCATTACAatccaattttaaacttaaaaaaaacataGTTTAAAGTTTTTCCAGATGTTTCAAGAAATTTTAGTCTTTTTTAttttatggaaattgattttatttagttaaactAAAAAAGAAATTCTCTGTGtttaaccattttttttttttgtcctccttgaaaattaaatattagaattAGTTTACCGAATAATCCCTATTATGTTCCGCGTCACATAGTGGTCCATTAGTTACCATTAATTATACTTCCATCACAATGTAATTAACAAACTTCCAAGAAGGACACgtgtgaaaaataaataaataaataagataatagAAATAGACTTTGCAAAATTCCAATAAAACAACTCTAAGTATCAACTCGGATATACAAAAGTGTTGGCTCACAATGTTGTTTAAAATTTTGTTGTCATCTCATTTTGCATACTTAATTAACGTTCCCTCGATCGACCACGTTACACTTGGTATTTGTTTATTTCTACCGCAGAAGAGCATGCACCTTTGGCCTTGATTTAAGCTTGTTCGAGGCAATTATATATATCACGCATTAATAGCAACCCACAAAGGATATACAAAGACCAAAAGAtggatttaattaaattaattagtcaACTGCATTGCCTAACTGCATTCAAAGTTAGAATCATTTGGCTTTCTCAAATTAGTTAAGATTAATTGCCTAATCCCAAAGAATTCTTTATTAGATACTTCAAATTTTTCTTGACCAAGTCGatgtatttaatttaatttaatttaattttcagacAAAATGACTCCtttgttaaaaataaaataaatagagaaGGAAAGTAAAACTACAAAGTGTATAACATCAAGGCCAAACTTAATTCTTAATCCTTGGACAATTTATGGCAGAAAAAAGAAGACATTGACGAggcaatatatattttaaattgacCAAGCATGTTTGAAACCCTAGAAAAGAATTGATCAGGAACTTTCTGATCAAGAGTGTAAATTTCCTCCACTCCATTCAACAAGAATTAAGTCACGGTTGAACAAGTTGCATTAGTTATATCATAAACAAGtacttcttaatattttttttatattttctgcattaaaaatgaaaaaaaaaaaaagactgagGAATCATGTGCTATATATGCATTAATATATTAGATTAAATGGTAAAGTCACATGGTAATTGAATTACTGGGGAATCATGCACTTCAGTTAAACAGTTGCcagagttttttttattttaaataaaaaaaaaaaaaaatcacatccaAAGCCAATTTTCCTACTTTATATTGCAAAAGTCGATAACGCGGAGTATATTCAAAACCTTGCTTCTGTATTACAATTCTATTATTCTAGTTGGTGCTTGTGAGGGCCAATTTTCCTCCCTTTAGTTAGTCTCTTTATTATCGATTATTTTTTCCACTAGTTAATAGTTTTTTTTTGGATGGAACCGATCAAAATTTTGCTGGACCAATAGTTTTTCATTGATTTAATTGAGTTAACCAATTAATGAAGCAATCGATCGACGAAGAGTCTCTCCATTAATTTCTCTCTTGTTGCTCATCGTCATCCTTCCTTTTCCTCTGCTTAATTTGAGCTGAGCTAGTTACGTCAGCAATTGGCCAAGGAGAGAGCAAAGCTGAGAGATGTGCGACTACTTCTCGCAGAGGATGGACGGCGATCTCACCGACATCGTTCTCACCGGCGGCCACTTGTCGAACTCCGGCCTCGATCCCTTCCTCGACGACGACGCCAACTGGCAAGTCGATCAGCTCCTCCCCAACAGCGACCCCTTCGCTGACCTCCAAGTCGACCCGATGTTGAACCCCTACGTCCCCGGCGGTGCTACCGGCGTCGACCACGGCGGCTTCGGAGATCGGTTCCAGCTTCTACCTCCGCCACCGCCGCCAAAGGCTGTGGCTGCTAAGGTGCACCAGATCTCGCTGTCGCCTCTCTTGCCAAAGATGATTACCGCCGGCGGTCCGATGGCCGGCGCCGCAGATCGCTGTGGAGAGGAGCAGATCTCGCCTCGTAGAGCTACTACTCCTGGCAACAAACGGAGGTGCTGAAAAAATTCTCTCAACAATTTGTCTTCCTTTTCCAATATTTGGATTTATATTTGCAGAAAAGGTCAGGCTAAGAGGGTGGTATACGTTCCTgcaccggcggcggcggcggcggaaggCAGCAATAGGCCGAGCGGAGAGGTTGTTCCCTCGGATCTGTGGGCGTGGAGGAAGTATGGCCAAAAACCAATTAAGGGCTCTCCTTATCCACGGTAACTAATCACGCATTAAGTGTAATTAGATCTGATTAATTGCCATTATTCCATGCAAATTAAGTATTAACCACATGGACGCGAAACAGGGGCTACTACAGATGCAGCAGCTCCAAGGGCTGCTCCGCCCGGAAGCAGGTGGAGCGCAGCCGCGCCGACCCCAACATGCTCGTCGTCACCTACACCTCCGAGCACAACCACCCCTGGCCTACCCAGCGCAACGCCCTCGCTGGCTCCGTCCGCTCCTCCCACCATTCCAAGTCCATCAAACCGCTGCCGCCGCCCACTGACGCCACCGCCACCGATCCATTAATTAACCACCCCGACGCAGAAGCACTGGCGCCGCCGGCCTCCACCTCTCCCTTGGTCAACGAGGAAAGTGGCGTTTGCTACAAGCCGATGATCCCCGAGGCGAACCTGCAGGCCGACGACTTCTTCTCCGACCTGGCCGAGCTGGAGTCGGAACCGATGAGTCTCATCTTCTCCAAAACCGATCCCTTGTTCAGCATGTTCGATTGAAAGCGGCTAAATTCAATCAGGAGAGGGTTTATAACAAGACCCCGGAGCAGCAAAAGAAAAAAGCTTAATCGAGTCCTCCTGTTCAAGGTCTAGTTATAAACCTTCTTAATTTGAATCCACAAAGTTGTTAATTTCAGTTTTGTCTAAATGGAGAAGGAAGTTAATCGATGGTCAGTTTGAGACGACCTTCAAGTTTGGAAGTTTGGAGTAGTGCAGGAG from Zingiber officinale cultivar Zhangliang chromosome 5B, Zo_v1.1, whole genome shotgun sequence encodes the following:
- the LOC121985188 gene encoding probable WRKY transcription factor 14, which encodes MCDYFSQRMDGDLTDIVLTGGHLSNSGLDPFLDDDANWQVDQLLPNSDPFADLQVDPMLNPYVPGGATGVDHGGFGDRFQLLPPPPPPKAVAAKVHQISLSPLLPKMITAGGPMAGAADRCGEEQISPRRATTPGNKRRKGQAKRVVYVPAPAAAAAEGSNRPSGEVVPSDLWAWRKYGQKPIKGSPYPRGYYRCSSSKGCSARKQVERSRADPNMLVVTYTSEHNHPWPTQRNALAGSVRSSHHSKSIKPLPPPTDATATDPLINHPDAEALAPPASTSPLVNEESGVCYKPMIPEANLQADDFFSDLAELESEPMSLIFSKTDPLFSMFD